A genomic stretch from bacterium includes:
- the dsrJ gene encoding sulfate reduction electron transfer complex DsrMKJOP subunit DsrJ: MYDKGKIIAGLIIFMALATFPFFYNKGKAASAPEPSLDTPVIQQMSEKQCVKSAEFMRANHMKLLNEWRDSAVRDGQREYGLIDGIKYDKSLQKTCMHCHSNKKSFCDRCHTYANVSVYCWDCHIEPKGE; encoded by the coding sequence CTTTATGGCTTTGGCCACCTTTCCCTTCTTCTATAATAAAGGGAAGGCTGCCTCTGCGCCGGAGCCCAGTCTTGACACGCCTGTCATTCAGCAGATGTCTGAGAAACAATGTGTAAAGTCCGCCGAGTTCATGAGAGCTAACCATATGAAATTGCTTAACGAGTGGAGAGACTCGGCCGTTCGTGATGGCCAGAGGGAATACGGCCTTATTGATGGAATTAAGTATGACAAAAGTCTTCAGAAAACTTGTATGCACTGTCATTCGAATAAAAAGTCCTTTTGTGACAGGTGTCACACCTATGCTAATGTAAGCGTTTATTGCTGGGATTGCCATATTGAGCCGAAGGGAGAATAG
- the dsrO gene encoding sulfate reduction electron transfer complex DsrMKJOP subunit DsrO, giving the protein MKINRREFLKMAGASTLLGIGGGSIFELLAPGELEASRKEKPAGQRAAMVIDMSKFGADEYKRCIEACHAIHNVPEIPNPKHEVKWLWTENFGQVFPGHADEYMAEGLVGRPFLVLCNHCDNPPCVRVCPTKATFKREDGIVAMDYHRCIGCRFCMAACPFGARSFNWNDPRPFIKEPNHKFPTRTKGVVEKCNFCLERLADGDPPACVEKSNSALVFGDLGDSGSEVREILRKNYAIRRKPELGTYPSVYYIVGQG; this is encoded by the coding sequence ATGAAGATAAATAGAAGAGAATTCTTGAAGATGGCCGGGGCTTCTACTTTATTGGGGATAGGCGGTGGTTCAATCTTTGAACTGCTCGCCCCGGGGGAGTTGGAAGCCTCAAGGAAGGAAAAGCCGGCCGGCCAAAGGGCGGCAATGGTTATTGATATGAGCAAGTTTGGGGCAGATGAGTATAAAAGGTGCATTGAAGCCTGCCACGCTATCCATAATGTTCCTGAAATCCCTAATCCTAAACATGAGGTTAAATGGCTCTGGACGGAAAATTTTGGGCAGGTCTTTCCAGGTCATGCGGATGAATATATGGCTGAGGGTTTGGTCGGTAGACCTTTCCTGGTGTTGTGTAATCACTGCGATAATCCCCCCTGTGTCAGGGTCTGTCCTACTAAGGCCACATTCAAGAGAGAAGACGGGATTGTAGCGATGGACTATCACCGCTGTATCGGATGCCGGTTTTGTATGGCCGCTTGTCCTTTTGGAGCCAGAAGCTTCAACTGGAATGACCCCCGTCCCTTTATTAAAGAACCAAACCACAAGTTTCCCACCAGGACAAAAGGGGTGGTCGAAAAGTGCAATTTCTGTCTCGAAAGGCTGGCTGACGGCGATCCTCCCGCCTGTGTGGAGAAATCGAATAGCGCCTTGGTCTTTGGTGATCTGGGAGATAGCGGCTCAGAAGTCAGGGAAATACTTCGGAAAAACTATGCCATAAGGCGCAAGCCTGAGCTCGGGACGTATCCCAGTGTGTATTACATAGTAGGGCAGGGTTGA